In one Dreissena polymorpha isolate Duluth1 chromosome 7, UMN_Dpol_1.0, whole genome shotgun sequence genomic region, the following are encoded:
- the LOC127839365 gene encoding tyrosine-protein kinase CSK-like, translated as MNDKSNLDDFRKDRSPFMEKWLKESLKEFLKRKSIEKTVHENYVLILTKRIDQLSARIVSKSVQADMVHLESILKDRRESREIVEDFTDIKTTVQDHIASLRLFELQYLASDKVNCVDITRVKEIGTGHFSDVYAAKYLQEDVALKVIKRSSATMFTHLVELEIFRRLDHKHIVKFKGACYTDMLPAVVGGGKREKLSNFRLMFLFEQCDTNLEDYVFNNDKLQCGNKPPKSRGQAFEFFGRTGKAVCSAMLFIHGEGYAHRKMHLRGVLLHSGTVKLCGPTCRPDTNINDGSRILAPEVVVQGNIGQHTDIFDFGILLWELWYGRRAAIDLKKIRLITSRQHPDCNAEHAMPEALARVVESCWALNPNDRPGAGLLLDKMYSIM; from the exons AtgaatgataaaagtaatttggACGACTTCCGGAAAGACAGATCACCGTTTATGGAGAAGTGGTTAAAGGAATCTTTGAAAGAATTCTTGAAAAGGAAATCAATTGAAAAAACTGTgcatgaaaattatgttttaatctTAACGAAACGAATAGATCAATTGAGTGCCCGTATTGTTTCAAAATCAGTGCAAGCAGACATGGTACATCTGGAGTCCATTTTGAAAGACAGGCGTGAATCACGCGAGATCGTTGAGGATTTTACGGATATAAAGACCACCGTTCAAGATCATATTGCGTCATTGAGATTGTTCGAGCTACAATATCTTGCCAGCGATAAAGTTAACTGTGTTGACATAACTCGTGTTAAAGAAATCGGTACCGGACATTTCTCAGACGTTTATGCAGCTAAATATTTGCAGGAGGACGTAGCACTGAAAGTTATTAAAAGATCATCCGCTACGATGTTTACACATTTGGTCGAGTTAGAAATATTCAG GAGGTTAGATCACAAGCACATTGTGAAATTTAAGGGAGCATGTTACACTGACATGTTGCCAGCTGTGGTTGGAGGCGGAAAGCGGGAGAAGCTGAGCAACTTCCGGTTGATGTTCCTGTTCGAACAATGTGACACCAACTTGGAagattatgtatttaataatgaCAAACTCCAGTGTGG AAATAAACCACCAAAATCCAGAGGTCAAGCATTCGAGTTCTTTGGCCGAACAGGAAAGGCTGTTTGCTCTGCTATGTTGTTCATTCATGGGGAAGGCTATGCGCATAGGAAAATGCACCTGAGAGGCGTTTTG TTACACAGCGGAACAGTGAAGCTTTGTGGACCGACCTGTAGGCCGGATACGAACATAAATGATGGGTCTAGGATTTTGGCTCCGGAAGTTGTGGTACAAGGAAACATTGGTCAACACACGGATATATTCGATTTTGGAATACTGCTGTGGGAACTTTGGTATGGAAG ACGGGCAGCTATAGATTTGAAAAAGATTCGACTCATAACCAGCAGACAGCATCCTGATTGCAATGCCGAGCACGCAATGCCAGAGGCTCTGGCACGTGTTGTAGAGAGTTGTTGGGCGCTAAACCCAAATGATAGACCTGGTGCCGGTCTGCTGTTGGACAAAATGTATTCGATTATGTAA